In Tenebrio molitor chromosome 6, icTenMoli1.1, whole genome shotgun sequence, one genomic interval encodes:
- the mRpL48 gene encoding large ribosomal subunit protein mL48, with translation MNNLRRITYSALQCRKLHQTCKLRSGDFYEPDYLEGMKSKFPMYDTLNIQLRGYEFSVLESYQKFVHNLMKNMDINVEEAWGVPHQEIQVTTLKPKSETVNAQYNLKIYERTVQITDVVSTQLPIVLRALEASTPAGVTVHVVPHEEWHEEVRYVPDTELKALKQELDDLGGPLKKK, from the exons atgaataatttgcGCCGGATCACGTACAGTGCATTACAATGTCGCAAACTGCACCAGACTTGTAAATTACGAAGCGGCGATTTCTACGAGCCCGATTATTTGGAG GGGATGAAATCAAAATTTCCCATGTACGACACGTTAAATATCCAGTTACGCGGCTACGAATTTTCAGTTTTAGAGagttatcaaaaatttgtgCACAATCTTATGAAAAACATGGACATCAATGTAGAAGAGGCATGGGGTGTCCCCCATCAAGAAATTCAAGTTACCACTCTAAAACCCAAAAGCGAAACGGTCAACGCTCAGTATAATCTTAAAATTTATGAGAGAACTGTCCAGATTACTGATGTGGTGTCAACTCAG CTGCCAATTGTGTTGAGAGCGCTGGAAGCGAGCACGCCCGCGGGGGTTACTGTACATGTGGTGCCTCATGAAGAATGGCATGAGGAGGTCAGATATGTGCCTGATACTGAATTGAAAGCTCTTAAACAAGAATTGGATGATTTGGGAGGCCctctgaagaaaaaataa
- the cos gene encoding kinesin-like protein costa has translation MELNIETAVRICPIGFTNSDMVCVHGDTMNNTIHLANSQSYPVNHALPIDCCQNTVFTSAVAPLVNYLVEGCDVSVVTLGQSGTGKSYTLLGPGFNCASSESEQGIIPRFIREVFIKMKQYRDRNWSVHITWSQICGENVQDLLGVGSIECGNISDVFQLIQLGMSNIAPKCAHTLFTLTLEQQWVVDTTIHHRIATASFADLAGSEKVLVYDSNGMMQTIPTDLGIQTLQRCIMTLSETCGTQYNHYNFVPYTQSVLTTLLKDSFGGRAKTLLMCCVSPFIQDFTETLYTLQLALRAQMIKNFVTINSYTTFESLQENCDVFGLQFAANQLLKLVSNAEELFQRLVANDMLPRSEQEQISQWLMLKQECEDCLSENSEPHRSLERIEEEIEGSYESSESEAIEEEEKESLLDKVQGLMEDFRVSTDKLVAQANASNVNVNSCAKESVNSSNNEYRLKGARGRRGSIHSAEELAPALSLNTSKISEEFVSQESEKVAEATHLTYETKKKILKQIVAALELNQKKISDLEKTIKMKENLMERLLQHKDTKSSAHNKFEQKCQMLRKEYKNAELKFLQARLQKNHLLEGKYKNEVVALEEKLKDTESLKNLTEDGNKLLELGSSLHTSKKQLEKLKKYKQEKEKYKQLYEKQIREEKLKMSNKGSCDSFEKQKSPDMKALALFNKSNTTIDSNVSLTTEELECLRHEIRNLRKTRDYLLELRCKIDLKSQNKKILNESEERKLLQYEEAVEAIDLIIEYKNSIICGHQPFKELEEQSDKMLMERFLKLSETEMRILLHKYFEKILDLRSSSKKLEMQILDIENQHENMAYRVQNLSHTLQLVRSEAERRIVSLQQQQEEKLYLVLRNLAGEDNENVRRGKGSKHSAVTVHVAGASKQVDKNRFIAKITRYKQETVPRQFQAVVPASPQAKVTIEKNKIILQKTNKS, from the coding sequence atgGAGCTCAACATAGAAACGGCGGTGCGCATCTGCCCCATAGGCTTCACAAACTCGGACATGGTGTGCGTGCACGGCGACACCATGAACAACACCATCCATTTGGCCAACTCCCAAAGCTACCCTGTCAATCACGCTCTACCAATCGATTGCTGTCAAAATACCGTCTTCACGAGTGCCGTCGCGCCGCTAGTTAACTACTTAGTAGAAGGTTGTGACGTTTCTGTAGTGACTTTGGGCCAATCAGGTACTGGCAAGTCATACACTCTCTTAGGTCCTGGCTTCAACTGTGCTTCCAGTGAGTCGGAACAAGGCATAATTCCGCGTTTTATCCGCGAAGTTTTCatcaaaatgaaacaataCCGCGATCGCAACTGGTCGGTTCACATAACTTGGTCGCAGATTTGCGGCGAAAACGTTCAGGATTTGTTAGGCGTGGGCAGTATCGAATGCGGCAACATCAGCGACGTTTTCCAGTTGATTCAGTTGGGCATGTCGAATATCGCCCCCAAATGTGCGCACACTCTGTTCACGCTGACCTTGGAGCAGCAATGGGTGGTGGACACCACCATCCATCACCGCATCGCCACCGCTAGCTTCGCCGATCTTGCGGGGAGCGAAAAAGTCTTGGTTTACGACAGTAACGGCATGATGCAAACCATACCCACAGATCTGGGCATACAGACTCTGCAGAGGTGCATCATGACGCTCTCAGAGACTTGCGGGACTCAGTACAATCACTACAACTTCGTGCCGTACACGCAGTCCGTTTTGACGACTCTGCTGAAAGACTCGTTCGGGGGGCGCGCCAAAACTCTACTGATGTGTTGCGTTTCGCCCTTCATCCAAGATTTCACCGAGACTTTGTACACTTTGCAACTGGCGCTGCGTGCCCAGATGATCAAAAATTTCGTCACCATCAACTCGTACACGACTTTCGAGTCGCTACAAGAAAATTGCGACGTTTTCGGATTGCAATTTGCCGCCAACCAACTTTTGAAGTTGGTGTCAAACGCGGAGGAACTCTTCCAAAGACTAGTCGCTAACGATATGTTACCCAGGAGCGAGCAAGAGCAGATTTCTCAATGGTTGATGCTCAAGCAAGAATGCGAAGACTGTCTGAGCGAGAACTCGGAGCCGCATCGGTCGCTGGAACGGATAGAAGAAGAGATCGAAGGCAGCTACGAAAGCAGCGAGAGCGAGGCCATTGAAGAAGAAGAGAAGGAAAGTCTGTTGGATAAAGTTCAAGGTCTGATGGAGGACTTCAGGGTTAGCACTGATAAACTGGTCGCGCAAGCGAACGCGTCTAACGTTAATGTGAATTCTTGTGCCAAAGAGAGCGTGAACAGTTCGAATAATGAGTATCGCTTGAAAGGGGCGAGGGGTCGCAGAGGGAGTATTCATTCCGCCGAAGAACTAGCACCGGCTTTGTCGCTAAATACGTCGAAGATTAGCGAAGAGTTTGTCAGTCAAGAAAGTGAGAAAGTTGCAGAAGCAACGCATCTCACGTACGAGACGAAGAAGAAGATTCTCAAACAGATCGTGGCGGCGCTGGAGTTGAATCAAAAGAAGATTTCGGATCTCGAGAAGACGATCAAAATGAAGGAGAATCTGATGGAGAGGTTGCTCCAGCATAAAGACACGAAGTCGAGCGCTCACAACAAGTTCGAACAAAAGTGTCAGATGCTGAGGAAGGAGTACAAAAATGCGGAGTTGAAGTTTCTCCAAGCGCGACTTCAGAAGAATCACCTGTTGGAAGGAAAGTACAAGAATGAGGTGGTAGCTCTGGAGGAGAAACTCAAAGATACGGAATCTCTGAAGAATCTCACGGAAGACGGGAATAAATTGCTGGAGTTGGGAAGCAGTTTGCACACTTCCAAGAAGCAGTTGGAGAAGTTGAAGAAGTACAAACAGGAGAAGGAGAAGTACAAGCAGTTGTACGAAAAGCAAATCAGGGAGGAGAAGTTGAAGATGAGCAACAAAGGGAGTTGTGATAGTTTTGAGAAGCAGAAAAGCCCCGACATGAAGGCCCTCGCTCTGTTCAACAAGTCCAACACGACGATAGATTCGAACGTGTCGCTCACCACCGAAGAATTGGAGTGTTTGAGACACGAGATTCGTAATTTAAGGAAAACCAGAGATTACTTGTTGGAGTTGCGGTGCAAGATCGATCTAAAGTCGCAGAACAAGAAAATCCTGAATGAATCTGAAGAGCGCAAGCTGTTGCAGTACGAAGAGGCCGTAGAGGCGATAGACCTGATAATAGAATACAAAAACTCGATAATATGCGGCCACCAGCCGTTCAAAGAGTTGGAGGAGCAGAGCGACAAGATGCTGATGGAGCGCTTCCTCAAACTGAGCGAGACCGAAATGAGAATCCTGCTCCACAAGTACTTCGAAAAGATCCTCGACTTGCGCAGCAGCAGCAAGAAACTGGAGATGCAAATCCTCGACATCGAGAATCAGCACGAGAACATGGCGTACAGGGTGCAGAATCTGAGTCACACGCTTCAACTGGTGCGGTCGGAGGCCGAGAGACGAATAGTGTCTTTGCAGCAGCAAC
- the LOC138132781 gene encoding transmembrane protein 87A → MLKAWFSLTCVLVFTSTASGLPDEGKWNYNLTSEYNSLVLTKSLYKGAQVFIKINCESRLHDLDINVKLVMVPSPCWDFSNTVKEATDLVKPNQIGGNSSGVYRFTKASKCDHIVIDGAPLGKDEKSLISSPSLHPVYVIPHDGVYVLVFQMTTATNTTPVSVGVHVEMKSDYGYLSAADWPLLPFYGFMCIFYVILGIIWLILSFLQWRDLLRVQFWIGGVILLGMLEKATFYAEFQSINNTGMRVQGAMLFAEWVSCAKRTLARMLVVIVSLGFGIVKPRLGSTLHRVVGVGFLYFFLAASEAYLRIMRPKNDQSRDLLVASVPLAVLDSAICWWIFSALVNTTRTLRLRRNEIKLSLYRHFTNTLIFAVIASICFMLYSIKTHKIVQCLVVWKNLWLEEAYWHILFSALLLVIMILWRPTNNNQRYAFVPLLDTGEDEEEEQLVNDAYGVKVRIHHNKPSSPRSNSVDDDLKWLEENIKSDPALPILDSDEELVSTRFEVSKMQ, encoded by the exons ATGTTGAAGGCATGGTTTTCTTTAACATGCGTTCTCGTGTTCACGTCTACCGCCAGTGGACTCCCGGATGAGGGCAAGTGGAACTACAACTTGACCTCG gAGTACAACAGCTTAGTTTTAACGAAAAGTCTATACAAAGGGGCACAAGTGTTCATAAAGA TTAACTGTGAGTCCCGTTTGCATGATTTGGACATTAACGTAAAACTCGTGATGGTGCCGTCGCCGTGTTGGGATTTTAGCAATACAGTGAAGGAGGCCACTGAT CTCGTCAAACCCAATCAGATCGGCGGTAACTCCAGCGGGGTGTACCGTTTCACGAAAGCTTCCAAATGCGACCACATCGTGATCGACGGCGCCCCCTTGGGCAAAGACGAAAAGTCTTTGATCTCGTCCCCATCCCTCCACCCCGTCTACGTCATCCCCCACGACGGCGTCTACGTCCTAGTTTTCCAAATGACCACCGCCACCAACACGACCCCGGTGAGCGTGGGCGTGCACGTCGAGATGAAGAGCGACTACGGCTACCTCTCGGCCGCCGACTGGCCTCTCTTGCCCTTCTACGGCTTCATGTGCATCTTCTACGTCATCCTGGGCATAATCTGGTTGATCTTGTCTTTCCTGCAGTGGCGCGACCTCCTCCGCGTCCAGTTCTGGATCGGCGGGGTGATCCTGTTGGGGATGCTCGAGAAAGCGACTTTCTACGCCGAGTTTCAGAGCATCAACAACACGGGGATGCGGGTGCAAGGAGCGATGCTATTCGCTGAGTGGGTCTCGTGCGCCAAGCGCACCCTGGCCAGGATGCTCGTGGTGATAGTCAGCCTGGGCTTTGGCATAGTCAAGCCCAGACTGGGCTCGACCTTGCACAGAGTCGTAGGTGTCGGTTTTTTGTACTTCTTCCTCGCCGCCTCCGAGGCCTACTTGAGAATCATGCGGCCGAAAAACGACCAAAGCAGAGATCTGCTGGTGGCGTCCGTGCCGCTCGCCGTCTTGGATTCGGCGATTTGTTGGTGGATTTTCAGCGCTCTGGTCAACACGACCAGGACGCTGCGGCTGCGCAGGAACGAGATCAAGCTCTCGCTCTATCGCCACTTCACCAACACCCTCATCTTCGCCGTCATCGCTTCGATTTGTTTCATGTTGTACTCGATCAAGACGCACAAGATCGTGCAGTGTCTGGTGGTGTGGAAGAATCTGTGGTTGGAGGAGGCCTACTGGCACATCTTGTTTTCGGCTCTGCTCTTGGTCATCATGATTCTCTGGAGGCCCACCAATAACAACCAGAGATACGCCTTCGTGCCGCTCTTGGACACGGGAGAGGACGAAGAGGAAGAACAGTTGGTCAACGACGCGTACGGTGTCAAGGTAAGGATACATCACAACAAACCGTCTTCGCCGAGGAGCAATTCGGTAGACGACGACCTCAAGTGGCTGGAGGAGAACATCAAAAGCGATCCAGCCCTTCCCATCCTAGACTCGGACGAAGAACTAGTCAGTACTAGATTTGAAGTATCGAAAATGCAATAG